From the Ascochyta rabiei chromosome 14, complete sequence genome, one window contains:
- a CDS encoding pre-rRNA-processing protein pno1 encodes MPAPTALQRRPEEFATDMAMSTPLPADEPSAAADLIDMHAVADQVLPDTNHAATDDTAMVDESGRPQFAPAQSIPLAFRRETRKVPIPPHRMTPLKSAWPKIYPPLVEHLHLQVRMNIKTRSVELRTSSLTTSTDALQKGEDFVKAFTLGFDVDDAIALLRLDDLYMETFEIKDVKTLQGEHMGRAIGRIAGKDGKTKFAIENASRTRVVLADQKIHILGGFKNIHIARESIVSLILGQNPAKVYGNLRTVAGRMKERF; translated from the exons ATGCCCGCCCCAACTGCGCTCCAGCGCCGCCCCGAAGAATTCGCAACCGACATGGCCATGAGCACGCCTCTCCCCGCCGACGAGCCCTCAGCCGCCGCCGACCTGATCGACATGCACGCCGTCGCCGACCAGGTCCTGCCCGACACCAACCACGCCGCCACCGACGACACCGCCATGGTCGACGAGAGCGGGCGCCCGCAGTTTGCCCCTGCCCAGAGCATCCCGCTCGCCTTCCGCCGCGAGACGCGCAAAGTGCCCATCCCCCCCCACCGCATGACGCCGCTGAAGAGCGCATGGCCCAAGATCTAC CCCCCCCTCGTCgagcacctgcacctgcaagTCCGCATGAACATCAAGACGCGCTCCGTCGAGCTGCGCACCTCGTCCCTCACCACCTCGACCGACGCCCTGCAAAAGGGCGAGGACTTTGTCAAGGCCTTCACCCTCGGCTTCGACGTCGACGACGCCATCGCCCTGCTGCGCCTCGACGACCTGTACATGGAGACCTTTGAGATCAAGGACGTCAAGACGCTGCAGGGCGAGCACATGGGCCGCGCCATTGGCCGCATAGCAGGCAAGGACGGCAAGACCAAGTTCGCCATTGAGAACGCGAGTCGCACCCGCGTCGTTCTTGCCGATCAGAAGATCCACATCCTCGGCGGCTTCAAGAACATACACATTGCCCGCGAGTCCATTGTCTCGCTCATCCTCGGCCAGAATCCCGCCAAGGTCTACGGCAACCTGCGCACCGTTGCAGGGCGCATGAAGGAGCGCTTTTGA